The following proteins come from a genomic window of Microtus ochrogaster isolate Prairie Vole_2 chromosome 7, MicOch1.0, whole genome shotgun sequence:
- the Myh2 gene encoding myosin-2 isoform X6, producing the protein MSSDAEMAVFGEAAPYLRKSEKERIEAQNRPFDAKTSVFVAEPKESFVKGTIQSKDAGKVTVKTEAGATLTVKEDQVFPMNPPKYDKIEDMAMMTHLHEPAVLYNLKERYAAWMIYTYSGLFCVTVNPYKWLPVYNPEVVAAYRGKKRQEAPPHIFSISDNAYQFMLTDRENQSILITGESGAGKTVNTKRVIQYFATIAVTGDKKKEEAPTGKMQGTLEDQIISANPLLEAFGNAKTVRNDNSSRFGKFIRIHFGTTGKLASADIETYLLEKSRVTFQLKAERSYHIFYQITSNKKPELIEMLLITTNPYDYPFVSQGEISVASIDDQEELMATDSAIDILGFTNEEKVSIYKLTGAVMHYGNMKFKQKQREEQAEPDGTEVADKAAYLQGLNSADLLKALCYPRVKVGNEYVTKGQTVEQVTNAVGALAKAMYEKMFLWMVTRINQQLDTKQPRQYFIGVLDIAGFEIFDFNSLEQLCINFTNEKLQQFFNHHMFVLEQEEYKKEGIEWTFIDFGMDLAACIELIEKPMGIFSILEEECMFPKATDTSFKNKLYEQHLGKSANFQKPKVVKGKAEAHFSLIHYAGTVDYNITGWLDKNKDPLNETVVGLYQKSSVKTLAYLFSGTQTASSGGAAKKGAKKKGSSFQTVSALFRENLNKLMTNLRSTHPHFVRCIIPNETKTPGAMEHELVLHQLRCNGVLEGIRICRKGFPSRILYADFKQRYKVLNASAIPEGQFIDSKKASEKLLGSIDIDHTQYKFGHTKVFFKAGLLGLLEEMRDDKLAQLITRTQAMCRGFLARVEYQKMVERRESIFCIQYNIRAFMNVKHWPWMKLFFKIKPLLKSAETEKEMANMKEEFQKTKDELSKSEAKRKELEEKMVSLLKEKNDLQLQVQAEAEGLADAEERCDQLIKTKIQLEAKIKEVTERAEDEEEINAELTAKKRKLEDECSELKKDIDDLELTLAKVEKEKHATENKVKNLTEEMAGLDETIAKLTKEKKALQEAHQQTLDDLQAEEDKVNTLTKAKIKLEQQVDDLEGSLEQEKKLRMDLERAKRKLEGDLKLAQESIMDIENEKQQLDERLKKKEFEMSNLQSKIEDEQAVGIQLQKKIKELQARIEELEEEIEAERASRAKAEKQRSDLSRELEEISERLEEAGGATSAQIEMNKKREAEFQKMRRDLEEATLQHEATAATLRKKHADSVAELGEQIDNLQRVKQKLEKEKSEMKMEIDDLASNVETVSKAKGNLEKMCRTLEDQVSELKSKEEEQQRLINDLTSQRGRLQTESGEFSRQLDEKEALVSQLSRGKQAFTQQIEELKRQLEEEVKAKNALAHALQSSRHDCDLLREQYEEEQESKAELQRALSKANSEVAQWRTKYETDAIQRTEELEEAKKKLAQRLQAAEEHVEAVNAKCASLEKTKQRLQNEVEDLMLDVERTNAACAALDKKQRNFDKILAEWKQKYEETHAELEASQKEARSLGTELFKMKNAYEESLDQLETLKRENKNLQQEISDLTEQIAEGGKRIHELEKIKKQVEQEKCELQAALEEAEASLEHEEGKILRIQLELNQVKSEIDRKIAEKDEEIDQLKRNHIRVVESMQSTLDAEIRSRNDAIRIKKKMEGDLNEMEIQLNHSNRMAAEALRNYRNTQGILKDTQLHLDDALRGQEDLKEQLAMVERRANLLQAEIEELRATLEQTERSRKIAEQELLDASERVQLLHTQNTSLINTKKKLETDISQMQGEMEDIVQEARNAEEKAKKAITDAAMMAEELKKEQDTSAHLERMKKNMEQTVKDLQLRLDEAEQLALKGGKKQIQKLEARVRELEGEVESEQKRNVEAVKGLRKHERRVKELTYQTEEDRKNILRLQDLVDKLQAKVKSYKRQAEEAEEQSNTNLSKFRKIQHELEEAEERADIAESQVNKLRVKSREVHTKIISEE; encoded by the exons ATGAGTTCTGACGCGGAGATGGCCGTTTTCGGGGAGGCTGCTCCTTACCTCCGAAAGTCTGAAAAGGAGCGAATCGAGGCCCAGAATAGACCCTTTGATGCCAAAACATCTGTCTTTGTGGCGGAGCCCAAGGAATCCTTCGTCAAAGGAACGATTCAGAGCAAAGATGCAGGGAAAGTGACCGTAAAAACCGAAGCGGGAGCG ACCCTGACGGTGAAGGAAGACCAAGTCTTCCCCATGAACCCTCCCAAGTACGACAAGATCGAGGACATGGCCATGATGACGCACCTGCACGAGCCCGCTGTGCTGTACAACCTCAAAGAGCGTTATGCAGCCTGGATGATCTAC ACCTACTCTGGCCTCTTCTGCGTCACCGTCAACCCCTACAAGTGGCTGCCGGTGTACAACCCCGAGGTGGTGGCGGCCTACCGAGGCAAAAAGCGCCAGGAGGCCCCGCCCCACATCTTCTCCATCTCTGACAACGCCTACCAGTTCATGTTGACAG ACCGGGAGAATCAGTCAATCCTGATCAC TGGAGAATCCGGGGCCGGGAAGACTGTGAACACGAAGCGTGTCATCCAGTACTTTGCAACAATTGCAGTCACTGGGgacaagaagaaggaggaggctcCCACTGGCAAAATGCAG GGGACCCTGGAAGATCAAATCATCAGCGCCAACCCCCTGCTGGAGGCCTTTGGCAACGCCAAGACCGTGAGGAACGACAACTCCTCTCGCTTT GGTAAATTCATCAGAATCCACTTTGGCACCACGGGGAAACTGGCGTCTGCTGACATCGAGACTT ATCTTCTAGAGAAGTCCCGGGTCACTTTCCAGCTCAAGGCGGAAAGGAGCTACCATATTTTCTATCAGATCACATCCAACAAGAAGCCAGAGCTGATTG AAATGCTGCTGATTACCACGAACCCATACGATTACCCATTTGTCAGCCAAGGGGAGATCAGTGTGGCCAGCATTGATGACCAGGAAGAACTGATGGCCACAGAT AGTGCTATTGACATTTTGGGcttcacaaatgaagaaaaggtCTCCATCTACAAGCTCACGGGAGCCGTGATGCATTATGGGAACATGAAGTTCAAGCAGAAGCAGCGTGAGGAGCAAGCTGAGCCAGATGGCACTGAAG TTGCTGACAAGGCTGCCTATCTTCAGGGTCTGAACTCTGCTGACCTGCTCAAAGCCCTGTGCTACCCCAGGGTCAAGGTTGGCAATGAGTACGTCACCAAGGGCCAGACTGTAGAGCAG GTGACCAATGCGGTGGGCGCCCTGGCCAAGGCCATGTACGAGAAGATGTTCCTGTGGATGGTCACCCGCATCAACCAGCAGCTGGACACCAAGCAGCCCAGGCAGTACTTCATCGGGGTCTTGGACATCGCTGGCTTTGAGATCTTTGAT ttcAACAGCCTGGAGCAGCTGTGCATCAACTTCACCAACGAGAAGCTGCAGCAGTTCTTCAACCACCACATGTTcgtgctggagcaggaggagtACAAGAAGGAAGGCATCGAGTGGACATTCATCGACTTCGGGATGGACCTGGCCGCCTGCATCGAGCTCATCGAGAAG CCGATGGGCATCTTCTCCATCCTGGAGGAGGAGTGCATGTTCCCCAAGGCGACAGACACCTCCTTCAAGAACAAGCTGTATGAACAGCATCTTGGGAAGTCTGCCAACTTCCAGAAGCCTAAGGTGGTTAAAGGCAAGGCTGAAGCCCACTTCTCCCTGATTCACTATGCGGGCACCGTGGACTACAACATTACCGGCTGGCTGGACAAGAACAAGGACCCCCTGAATGAGACCGTGGTTGGGCTGTACCAGAAGTCTTCAGTGAAAACTCTGGCCTACCTCTTCTCTGGAACTCAAACT GCCAGCAGCGGTGGGGCCGCCAAGaaaggtgctaagaagaagggaTCGTCTTTCCAGACCGTGTCTGCTCTGTTCAGA GAGAATCTGAACAAGCTGATGACCAACCTGAGGAGCACCCACCCCCACTTCGTGAGGTGCATCATCCCCAATGAAACCAAGACTCCCG GGGCCATGGAGCACGAACTGGTCCTGCACCAGCTGAGGTGTAACGGTGTGCTGGAAGGCATCCGCATCTGCCGGAAGGGCTTCCCCAGCAGGATCCTCTATGCAGACTTCAAACAGAG ATACAAGGTGTTAAACGCAAGCGCCATCCCCGAGGGACAATTCATCGATAGCAAGAAGGCTTCTGAGAAGCTCCTTGGCTCCATCGACATTGACCACACTCAGTATAAGTTTGGTCACACCAAG GTTTTCTTCAAAGCTGGTCTTCTGGGGCTCCTAGAGGAGATGAGAGACGACAAATTGGCTCAGCTGATTACCCGCACCCAGGCCATGTGCAGAGGGTTCTTGGCAAGAGTGGAGTACCAGAAGATGGTGGAGAGAAG GGAGTCCATCTTCTGCATCCAGTACAACATCCGCGCCTTCATGAATGTTAAGCATTGGCCCTGGATGAAGCTCTTCTTCAAGATCAAACCCCTGCTGAAGAGCGCAGAGACTGAGAAGGAAATGGCCAACATGAAGGAGGAGTTCCAGAAAACCAAAGACGAGCTCTCCAAGTCggaggcaaagaggaaggaactggaagaaaAGATGGTGTCactgttgaaagaaaaaaatgacctgCAACTCCAAGTGCAGGCT gaagctgaaggctTGGCTGATGCAGAGGAAAGATGCGACCAGCTGATCAAAACCAAAATCCAGCTGGAGGCCAAAATCAAGGAGGTGACAGAGAGAGCCGAGGATGAGGAGGAGATCAATGCCGAGCTGACAGCCaagaagaggaagctggaggaCGAGTGCTCAGAGCTGAAGAAAGACATCGATGACCTTGAGCTGACCCTGGCCAaggtggagaaggagaagcaTGCCACAGAGAACAAG GTGAAAAACCTCACTGAGGAGATGGCGGGTCTGGACGAAACCATCGCCAAGCTGACCAAGGAGAAGAAGGCCCTCCAAGAGGCCCACCAGCAGACCCTGGATGACCTGCAGGCAGAGGAGGACAAAGTCAACACTCTGACCAAAGCCAAAATCAAGCTCGAACAACAAGTGGATGAT CTTGAGGGGTCCttggagcaagaaaagaaacttcGCATGGACCTGGAAAGAGCCAAGAGGAAACTTGAGGGTGACTTGAAGCTGGCCCAGGAATCCATCATGGACATTGAAAACGAGAAACAGCAACTTGATGAGAGGCTCAAAAA GAAAGAGTTTGAGATGAGCAATCTGCAGAGCAAGATCGAAGACGAGCAGGCAGTTGGCATTCAACTGCAGAAGAAGATCAAGGAGCTGCAG GCCCGCATcgaggagctggaggaagaaatCGAGGCAGAGAGGGCCTCCAGGGCCAAAGCAGAGAAGCAGCGCTCTGACCTCTCCCGGGAACTGGAGGAGATCAGTGAGAGGCTGGAAGAAGCTGGCGGAGCCACTTCTGCCCAGATCGAGATGAACAAGAAGAGAGAGGCTGAGTTCCAGAAGATGCGCAGGGACCTGGAGGAGGCCACCCTGCAGCATGAAGCCACAGCGGCCACCCTGAGGAAGAAGCACGCTGACAGCGTGGCTGAGCTTGGGGAGCAGATTGACAACCTGCAGCGGGTCAAGCAgaagctggagaaggagaagagcgAGATGAAGATGGAGATCGATGACCTTGCTAGTAATGTAGAGACAGTGTCTAAGGCCAAG GGGAACCTAGAGAAGATGTGCCGCACCCTGGAGGACCAGGTGAGCGAGCTCAAATCaaaggaggaagagcagcagcGGCTGATCAATGACCTGACGAGCCAGAGGGGACGCTTGCAGACCGAATCTG GTGAATTTTCGCGGCAGCTTGATGAGAAGGAAGCGCTGGTGTCTCAGTTATCAAGAGGGAAGCAAGCCTTCACCCAACAGATTGAGGAGTTAAAGAGGCAGCTTGAGGAGGAAGTAAAG GCCAAGAACGCACTGGCCCACGCTCTGCAGTCCTCCCGCCATGACTGTGACCTGCTGAGGGAACAGTATGAGGAGGAGCAGGAATCTAAGGCTGAGCTGCAGAGGGCGCTGTCCAAGGCCAACAGCGAGGTGGCCCAGTGGAGGACCAAATATGAGACGGACGCCATCCAGCGCacggaggagctggaggaggccaA GAAGAAGCTAGCTCAGCGTCTGCAGGCGGCTGAGGAGCACGTGGAAGCCGTGAACGCCAAGTGtgcttccctggagaagacaaaGCAGCGGCTGCAGAACGAGGTGGAGGACCTCATGCTGGACGTGGAGAGAACCAACGCGGCCTGCGCTGCCCTGGACAAGAAGCAGAGGAACTTCGACAAG ATCCTGGCAGAGTGGAAACAGAAATACGAGGAAACACATGCCGAGCTGGAGGCGTCCCAGAAGGAGGCCCGCTCCCTCGGCACGGAGCTCTTCAAGATGAAGAACGCCTACGAGGAGTCTCTGGACCAGCTAGAAACCCTGAAGCGAGAGAATAAGAACTTACAGC AGGAGATTTCTGACCTCACGGAGCAGATCGCAGAAGGAGGGAAGCGTATCCATGAACTGGAGAAGATAAAGAAACAAGTAGAGCAAGAGAAATGCGAACTTCAGGCTGCTCTAGAAGAAGCAGAG GCATCTCTGGAGCATGAAGAGGGAAAGATCCTGCGCATCCAGCTGGAGCTGAACCAAGTCAAGTCTGAGATCGACAGGAAGATTGCCGAGAAGGACGAGGAGATCGACCAGCTGAAGAGAAACCACATTAGAGTCGTGGAGTCCATGCAGAGCACGCTGGACGCAGAGATCAGGAGCAGGAATGACGCCATCAGGatcaagaagaagatggagggagaCCTCAATGAGATGGAAATCCAGCTGAACCACTCCAACCGCATGGCTGCCGAGGCCCTGAGAAACTACAGGAACACACAAGGCATCCTCAAG GACACCCAGCTGCACCTGGATGATGCTCTCCGCGGCCAGGAGGACCTGAAGGAGCAGCTGGCCATGGTTGAGCGCAGAGCCAACCTGCTGCAGGCTGAGATCGAGGAGCTGCGGGCCACACTGGAGCAgacagagaggagcaggaagattGCAGAGCAGGAGCTGCTGGATGCCAGTGAGCGTGTGCAGCTCCTCCACACCCAG AACACCAGCCTCATCAACACCAAGAAGAAGCTCGAGACAGACATTTCCCAAATGCAAGGAGAGATGGAGGACATCGTCCAGGAAGCCCGCAATGCAGAAGAGAAGGCCAAGAAAGCCATCACTGAT GCTGCCATGATGGCGGAGGAGCTGAAGAAGGAGCAGGACACCAGCGCCCACCTTGAGCGGATGAAGAAGAACATGGAGCAGACGGTGAAGGACCTGCAGCTGCGTCTAGATGAGGCTGAGCAGCTGGCGCTGAAGGGTGGCAAGAAGCAGATCCAGAAACTGGAGGCCAGG GTGCGTGAACTGGAGGGCGAGGTTGAGAGTGAGCAGAAGCGGAATGTGGAGGCAGTCAAAGGTCTGCGCAAACATGAGAGGCGAGTGAAGGAGCTCACTTACCAG acagaagaagacagaaaaaatattCTCAGGCTTCAGGATTTGGTGGATAAACTCCAGGCAAAAGTGAAATCTTACAAGAGACAAGCGGAGGAGGCT GAGGAGCAGTCCAACACAAATCTGTCCAAATTCCGCAAGATCCAGCATGAACTGGAGGAAGCCGAGGAGCGGGCTGACATCGCAGAGTCTCAGGTCAACAAGCTGCGGGTGAAGAGCCGCGAAGTTCACACGAAAATCATCAGTGAAGAGTGA